The nucleotide window CTATGGCAACAGGATAAGTAGCATTGACAGCTTCTTTGCCGGTGGAAGTCTTGATGAAGTCTGAACCTGCAAAGTAGAGCGTTCAGAACATTTAACCCTTTGATCACCGAGCTGCTGCTAAAGCCTGGTGCGCCCAGGCCGGACCACGTGCCGCTGCTGACGGCTAACGGGGCCGCCGCACGCTCATCAATAACAGGCCCCATTTGTCCTTCCCTCCTTTTATAGCCAATTATGTATCATCAGCTTTCCTGATAAAAATAGAAGCTGAAATGAAGCTCTTTAATAGATTACCACAAACTAGGCTgcaggaacgggggggggggggaggggggggggtcaccggcCCTGATGCCTCCCCCCGTCTGTAATGACTGTTCATTACTGAACAGAGCAAGATGAACACTTTCTACTTCATTAAAGACATGCTCTATGTATTTCCCCCCCCAGTTAGGTCtttaggtctctctctctctctctctctcccccctcgtcCCCACACTGGCATAATCCTTAAGATTCGTTATGGGGAGTCTTAATTACTAGATAATGGATAATGGTTATTAAATGTGGGTGGCGGTAATGAAGCtatattcatttgtgtgtgtgtgggggggggggggggggtactggtAGGGAAACAGCATGCATCAGAGATTAATATGTGAAATTATCATTCAATTTCAGAACTCTCATACTCAATTGATAGGAACACGGGGAGATGAAGAGCGTGGCGACAAAAGCAATAACGAAGAAGCGTCTCTGCTATGTGATGGCTCGTTCAGCATTAAGAGAGGGAAAGCTCCATTTAGCAAAGGAAGAAGACGGACAGCAGCGCCACACGCTGGTAGACGAGGGGAACTACATCCAGATAGGAGCCTTTGTTGATCTGGACATTGGACTAATGCTACAGAAGATGTGTCTAACAGAAACAAGATATGCTGCAGAACATTCATGCCTACAGGCTGTGATAAAGCTGAAAGGACGGAGCTAATGGCAGCAGCCTGTTAGCAGCAGCCTGTTAGCAGCAGCCTGCTAGCAGCCTGCTCGATTCTGGCACTAAAAGCACCATTTCAGAGGTTTGAAGTCCAACCTCAGGAAAATCATGTGAGAATTCAGGAACAGGCGGGGGCCGAGCAAAGACAACCGTCCCCCCCAAAGCGACTCGAGATGTTTGGTGTATTCACTTTTTTGCCTGAAGGACAaaataaactgaactgaatcaAAGGTGAGTCCCAAGcagcatctgcccccccccccactaaaaaGAGTGTGAATGGTTCCCTAAACTGGGATTTGACCGGCCCGCTGGAACCCAGACTGACCGGCCATCATGGCAACGAGACTGGCTTTGTAGACGTTGGTGAAGGTGTCCAGCTCGCCGACCGCCAAGATCGTCTTCATGTGGGCGTCGCCGCAGGCCTCCCGAAACTGGCGAATCTCCTCATACATGGCTGCAGAGAATAACGGAAACGCTTTAttcacatcatcatcagaggaaTCGGTTTCTGCTTTTGAGCTGCAAAGACATCAAAGCGTCCGCTGGGGTTCTGGTGGACACCCCGTCCCGCCGGGCGGAGGACCCGTCCTCACCTTCCCACCGCCCGGTCAGGGCCAGCGTCCTGTTGATCACGACGTCGATCTCGCCGGCGCCGTCGGCCACTGCCAGGCGCACTTCCTGCAGGCGGGTCTCCAGCGGCGTCTGTCCCGCTGGGAAACCGGTGGCCACTgtgggggggaggaggcggaACACGCTGAAGTTCAAcacccacaccccccccccccccccccgtatgaCATCACAGGACCCGGGTTCAGGCGACTCACCTGAGGCTACGAGCAGGCTGGAGCCGGCGGCTCGGAGCGAAGCCACGGCATCGGCCACGCGAGCCGGGTACACGCACACGGCTGCGGTGGTCACTCCTGCACAGAGAGCAGACcgatagctgggggggggggggggcgccacctgcaggctgaacccccccccccccccccacccagcatCACGGCTGAGCTCCACCAACCGAAGCACAGACACCTGCTGGCGGAGACGGACCGGGACAGGAAGTCCATGTTTAATGTCACTGCGTCTGATCTTTCAACACCTTGGTGCTTTtattgggagggggggaggggagggggagtggggggggttAGACCTGGCTCGGATTAACTTTTTGTTTATTTCCTGATTGCTCGACCTTCAGAGAGAACGGCGACACACGACCTCCGGCCCCGGCTGTCCTAACCCTGTCGCCATGGCTACAGTCCCACCTCACCTCTGGCTGCTCTGGCCTTTTATTTAGACCTGGAGGAGTCTTTAAAGagacctttaaataaaatgcattattattatcattagctACTTTGTACAATGTAATCTATGATCCTGATTACTACATAAAGCAGCTACAACTGCCTTCATTCATTCTGCAGATCCTACAGGCCTCGTTCGATCATCAAtaacgacgggggggggggggggggggggggctccgggcCTCGGCGCCGACCGCGTCTGACCAGAGCTGACGCGTGCCGGCAGCAGCAGACCTTTGTCCTGCATGTCCATGTTCTTCAGCAGGTCCGGTCGGACCGGTTGGATGGCTTTCAGACACAGTCGGTGCACGTTGGATGCAGTGTCATCCCCAGCCAGCGTCGTCAGGTCGATGCATGCGACGGCCTTCAGCAGCCAGGCGGCCTGCAGGACGaacacagacacccccccccccaccggtcaGTGCAGATGTTCTGAGCAGGATCAAACGTGCACATCTGGAGCTCACGAGCATGCAAGGGACACCTTTCAGAGCGAAGCGTCTCACCTGCCACTGCTTCTTTGGGATCTTGTGTCCTTGGATTTGCTTGGCTCTCCTCAGGACCGCCTGCGTGTTCACTCGCACCTTCGACACCCACTCCAGGTCTGACGCCGCCGCAACGgaacacagaaagaagaaaaaacgcTGTGTATTCAAAATGTATACGAAAGCTTCCGGATGTACTTTAATCCATGCAAATCAGTTAATGCAAGTACAGGAATATACCTCGACACGCGAGTGTTCcgagatgaatatatttattagatagaatgttagagtacaagtacagtcacacagtagcatgtattacagtacaaataaagtcaaacatcctgtctgagaggagcatttcaaaatgttgtttccgttgaaagtccttcgtacataaatcatcgacatttaataataccaataaaataaaaattaattactccacagatgcaaaataacaattaaaaagtcacataatatgtacaacgcaggtggacaaaaagggggattgatccggagagagtcgtgatgattatctccgtttctgcccccctgaaaggtgaatttttaggccTGTTTCGTTCAGATAGcggcaaacctgcgagcaacatttagttttgacttccagatgctgccgcTAGATGGCGCCGCAGCTTCTTGTTATATGTGAGGGTTGCAGGTTGAGGTGTTCTCTCCCCCCCAGGACGCAAGCAGGGCGTTAAACGTGAATATCAGCCAGTTTAAATCTTACTCCGTGTTCCCAGGAGAACCCTGGAGAACACTGACTCACTCCTGCACCACGTGACGCGTTTCCTCACGTCTGCCATGAAAGCATTAACCCGACCGGATGACCCGCTTCGTTTCGGGCTGTCAACTTTCACGGTGTTTTTCAACAGCGACGTAGTTTGCTTTCGAACCGACGACTGAGAGCCAGACCCTCAGTTTACGTCACGTTTAATAGTTAAGTGTTGTTTCTGCTTGGTGCGGCATGTTGTTGGTTCTAGCAGCGGCGGCTAACACACAGCTAGCTTCAAGCCAAAGGTCGAACCTGGACGGCCCCTGTTCATAACAACTCGCGCGGCGCAACGTCACGGAACGCAGGCGATGACGTCAGACGTCGCCCACGCGCTTTCTCTGAAGCGCTTTACACAGACGCCATTTAAACACGGACCGAACTCGGCCTCCAGCTCATTTCCCTCACCGAGCTTCATGCCTGGATTCCTGGCCGACATGATGAAAGCCAAACTTCCACGCGTGGAGATCTGGGAGCAGCCACCGAGCACCCACACTtccaagcccctccccctcttcttcttctacttcttcttctactttcaAATCGCGTTGAGGGGCGTTACCGCCGCCGCCTGTTATGTATTTGGAGCTACTGAGGCTACCGTAGTTGCGGAGGCGtaaagcattctgggaaatggGATGGAGACGTGACGAGCGCATTGCAGAAATTTAATTAACTACCAGCGGAGTCTGTATTGTTGTCAAGAGAGCGTAATAAcgacttattattattattattattattattattgctactGTGCGCATGCGTGTGCCGCCTTGGTAATTCCCGGCAGCCACCGCATAATTTCCGATCACATGTGAACAGAGCGGAAGCCCAGTACAACGtggttttaaacttttttttggaaacaATCAAGTTGCGATGTCCGAACCTGAATTAAAACGCCGTAAGTTAAATGGAATTTAACTTTTAGTAGTGATTTAGACAGGATTTAGTAGTGCTGGATCCAAAAAGGACCGATTCATTGGATTATGCCCACGTTATTAGGCTGGCGGAACACTTTGAATGTGATGTTGATTTTGATCAATTGAGAGAGGAATGGGATGATCTGCAGCTTATGCCCAAATCGAATACCCTGGAAGGCATGCGAACGGACAGCTACTGGACAGGAGTTCTAAAGCAGACCACGTCACTGGGAGTGCAGAGATTTCCTGCAGTGTGGAAGCTCTTTTCCATTTTGCTGTGCCTCCCACATAGCAACGCAGATAGCGAGAGGGTGTTCTCACTCGTGAGAAAAATCAACAGCGAGTACAGAAAGAGCACGGCGGAAGATACGCTTGTTGCATATTTGCAAGTAAAGATGAACTATACTGGCAAATGCTGTGACCTCGCCCCATCGAAAGATATGCTCGTTTcagcaaagaaagcaacagCAGCATACGACAGAGAGCACAGTAGTAGTTAAAGAAACACTTGTTTACAGAATTTATTAAGTGTGTATAGAAGAATGTAACGagtgtaaaatatcaaatgttaaactatCATAAtgaataatgtccaactatgtacataaataatcgcatttgaaaaaaaatgtatggtgtacgattattttttattttgtaaggaCAGGTATGCATAAATACACCGGAGTTAGTACTAGTACACAGCAtacattaaattacacaatatACACTATTCACATGTAATTGCATAACACAATACAAACAACGAAATCCCTTTTGaacatgagaaaataatttgcatttCAACTTTCAAAATGCTCATCAAATAGcttctttgcattttgttttgcaaaaCTTGTTTCTGACGAAGAAAAACTTTATCCCACCTGAAGACagactaaaaacacaaactgaaggCTTGCTGAGCGATGACAGGCTTTATTACATACTGTAATAGACAGTAATAATGTAATAGGCTTTGTCCTTAGGCAAAGTTCAATACTTCATTAATACATTGTTGTGGTATCATTAAGTAGGACTCCAAAGCAATAATACATACATAGAAGTATCAACTTGTTAAATGTTCCCCCGTCTGGATTACAAATAAGAATATAGCTAATAACCAAAATTAAATACTAAAATGTAGCCACAACCCTCCTGCCTGCAGGCTCACCGGCCGGGCCAGGAGGCCCTGAggctgaggaggatcaacacgtCCCTGGGGGACAAGCAGAACACCCCCAACTCACGCAGCGCAGCCTCCGGCGGGGGGTGGCCGGCGCCCGCCTCCTCCCGGCTCTCCTCCGACTCTCTAAGCAGGTCCTTCAGCAGAATAGCAGAACCCACTTTGAGACACAGGACGATGCAGGCCTCCTTCACGCTGCgggacggacagacaaaagTCAGAAAGACGGGGAGACGCAGCAAGACACCAAGAGACGCACGCCTAGCTGCCGGGGAGAGCGCGAGCCTGGCCGCGCGTCCGTGACTCTCGCACTTACTGTTTGAAGAAGTTCTCGGGCCTCTTGCAGTAGTGACCAAACAGAGGAAACAGGTTCCTGCTCATATCAAACTGCAGCTGCGCCGCGCCGCCGTCACTGAAGTGATTGGACAGGATCACCTGAGAGAGACGGGAACACGTTCAGCGTCGGCGTCAGACGTGCACGGCGAGCGAGACTCACGGCTCGGCTACTCGGAGGCAGCTTTTACATGCTGATTGATAAAAGTATAAGACAGTTCACGACGCTAGGTCTTTGAGGTAATGACACTGGCTTCGGTTCCAGTTTGAGTCCAGCCGCTTCATCTGAGGTCCTAAAAGACGCCTCATTTAAAACGaaactttaataaataataataaatgtcttaaatgaCTCATCGATTATTAGAATTGTTGACATTTTTGTATAATGGATTAATCAACGGATTGTTTCTTCATCGGCCTTCCTGCTCCTTATCAGGAGCTGATCTCCTCGCGCCTCCTTTTATCCGTTCATCTGTCCATTAGCCCTCCCTCCCCAGCTGATATTTGAAATGCTagaacaagatgatgatgatgatgatgatgatgacatcgtCGTGCTATTCTCTGCTGGTTTGATTGTACTCAAGGCGTCCGTTTAAAACACCACTGGGTCCGATCACTTACTTCCTGGTACAGAAACCGATCCAGCCTTTCAGCCAGACCCTGCCAGGCCGCCTGGAACAGAGCAGAACTCAGGACCTGATGAAGGTTCAGCAGGCGGTCCCTCACACACAGCATCATGGGGCACGCTGAAGTGGACAGGGACATGATGGACTGCTCGTGCTGGGGCTGGAGGGACAGCCACCTTGTGAAAGAAAGACGAAGCCTCAACGAATCCCCGAAGTACGACACCATCCCGGTCTGTTCCGCGCAATGGAGGATTCTCACGGATGGGAGTCCGTATCCGTCTCCCGTCCGTCTCACCTGTCCTGGCAATACGGTTTGGCTCTCTCCGCTACGTCCCTCATGGTCCACTCCAGCATCCTTCCCATCATGTCCCCTTTAAGTCGATCCAGCAAAGCCAGCAGGCCTTCAAACAGAGAGCCCTCCAGAGAAGCCAAACGCCCAATGTCCGTCGCCCCCAGGCCTCCCAATATGAGATCTTCGCCGAGGGCGATGGCTGCCTGCTGCAGCTGTAGGAAGAACTGGAGCGACGAGACAAGAACCAATGAACACGTGGTCCGAGCGACCGAGGAGGTCGACGCGCCTCCGGCAACGATCCGATCGACCGTACGCACCACGTTGTCGCCCCAGTCTCCGAGGACGGTGCAAATGTAGTTAATGGCATTGAGAATGGCACAATAGCGGGCCCCCAGTGGGCAGCGAGACTCCTCCTTCATCACCTGGAACAGCAACGGCAGCAAtatcatcctcctcatcctcattcattcattcatttactccCCATTTACTCCCCAGCAGTCGTTTGTCgttttctgctccagcaggatGTAAAGGAACGTTTCGCTGAATTAaattcagacaaaaaaataaataaataaacaattctAATTGTCTGAGATGAACCTGTTTAACATTTTAGAGATTCTGAGTTCCTCCACTGGAATGCACCTGCACATCCAATCTGTACAGCATAATATACcgactcatttacagaatcacgactcagcataatataccgactcatttacagaatcacgaCTCAGCATTATATACTTGGGGTAATTTAACATGGCCGACTTACGACAAAAGCCGTAAatcgacgacccccccccccgtatttgGAGGTTGTCAACAGAACGGTAACAAGGAGAGGTAGAAGCAAAGCTCAGTCTTTCCTTCATTGGTTTCCCTCCTCAATGACAGTTGCTATGGCGATGGTTACCTGGGTGAGTCGTATGCGGAAGTCGTCCACCAACTCCCTCTGCAGCCCCAGAAACTTGAGCTGTGCAGAAGGACTGGGTAACGCCCTGTACCGCTCTGCGTAGACAAAGATCATTGGCAGGACTCGATCAATCAATGGAAAGTACGATTTAAGGTTTGCCCTGCAGCTCAGCCACGAGAGTTCAGCTCACATGCTGGTTAGAGACATCCTGTCTCGCTGCTAACGTCTGaccagagacatcctgtctCGCTGCTAACGTCTAaccagagacatcctgtcttgACGCTAACGTCTGaccagagacatcctgtcttgTTGCTAACGTCTGACCAGAGACATCCCGTCTTGTTGCTAACGTCTGaccagagacatcctgtcttgTTGCTAACGTCTGaccagagacatcctgtcttgTTGCTAACGTCTGaccagagacatcctgtcttgATGCTAACG belongs to Brachionichthys hirsutus isolate HB-005 unplaced genomic scaffold, CSIRO-AGI_Bhir_v1 contig_1152, whole genome shotgun sequence and includes:
- the LOC137916613 gene encoding deoxyribose-phosphate aldolase-like, translated to MSARNPGMKLDLEWVSKVRVNTQAVLRRAKQIQGHKIPKKQWQAAWLLKAVACIDLTTLAGDDTASNVHRLCLKAIQPVRPDLLKNMDMQDKGVTTAAVCVYPARVADAVASLRAAGSSLLVASVATGFPAGQTPLETRLQEVRLAVADGAGEIDVVINRTLALTGRWEAMYEEIRQFREACGDAHMKTILAVGELDTFTNVYKASLVAMMAGSDFIKTSTGKEAVNATYPVAIVMVRAIRDYYRCSGYTVGFKPAGGIRTAQDSLIWLTLIKEELGDVWLRPHLFRLGASSLLADIERQIYHHVTGRYAAYHELPLA